In one Thermococcus sp. 2319x1 genomic region, the following are encoded:
- a CDS encoding ATP-binding cassette domain-containing protein: MLKVSNLVAGYGKTPIIGPISFRVERGNAIILYGPNGTGKTTLLKTLATLLRPLDGKMELNGRPIHRVKNKIFLLDERVNLPKSLRAIEYMKVISALYGVFSEDYSDLLKRFGIDPSTLISHLSQGQQRRLQLATTLSAKSAELFLIDDPTVGLDDYSVEILIPWLVEQLRRMEKIVVITTRTESLIELLGKDAKVINVVKYSKTLPKIE; encoded by the coding sequence ATGCTAAAGGTTAGTAACCTTGTAGCTGGTTATGGTAAGACCCCCATAATAGGTCCCATAAGCTTCCGGGTTGAAAGAGGGAACGCGATAATACTATATGGACCAAATGGGACGGGAAAAACGACGCTTTTAAAAACGCTTGCCACGCTTTTAAGGCCGTTAGACGGGAAAATGGAGCTAAATGGGCGGCCCATCCACAGGGTTAAAAATAAAATTTTTCTCTTGGATGAACGGGTGAATCTGCCAAAGAGCCTGAGAGCAATAGAATACATGAAAGTAATAAGCGCTCTCTACGGTGTATTTTCTGAGGATTATTCTGACCTACTCAAACGTTTTGGAATTGACCCCAGCACGTTAATCTCTCATCTCTCCCAAGGACAGCAAAGGAGATTGCAGCTTGCTACCACTTTAAGTGCCAAAAGTGCCGAACTTTTCCTTATTGATGATCCAACCGTGGGTCTTGACGACTATAGCGTCGAGATTTTAATCCCCTGGTTAGTAGAGCAGCTAAGGAGAATGGAAAAGATAGTCGTCATAACAACCAGGACCGAGTCTCTGATAGAACTGCTCGGGAAGGATGCTAAGGTTATTAATGTTGTAAAATACAGCAAGACTCTGCCAAAAATTGAATAG
- a CDS encoding deoxyhypusine synthase, whose translation MDPRKSVLKESSTEGLEEIPVIGPWLEDVSSLEEVIDYYERIGFQATHLGKAIEIWRKVEEKRKNGEEVRVFLGYTSNIVSSGLREIIAYLVKHKKVDVIVTTAGGVEEDFIKALKPFILGDWSVNDAEMRQKGINRIGNIFVPNDRYIEFEKYMIPFFEMLLEIEKEKKAPLTASEVIYELGRYMDEKLGKEKEKSILYWAYKNDIPIFCPALTDGSFGDMLYFFKEERGDKDLIIDIANDIVKLNNLAITAKETASIILGGSFPKHAIINANLFRGGTDYAIYITTAIPWDGSLSGAPPSEGVSWGKIKAKADYVEIWADATLVFPILVWMVMKG comes from the coding sequence TTGGATCCAAGAAAGTCCGTTCTTAAGGAGTCATCAACTGAGGGACTCGAAGAAATCCCAGTCATCGGCCCATGGCTTGAGGACGTGAGCAGTTTGGAGGAGGTCATTGACTATTATGAGAGAATAGGCTTTCAAGCCACACATCTTGGAAAAGCCATTGAAATCTGGAGAAAAGTGGAGGAGAAGAGAAAAAACGGGGAGGAAGTTAGAGTTTTCCTCGGCTATACCTCCAACATAGTTTCTTCCGGTCTCAGGGAGATTATAGCTTATCTTGTGAAGCATAAGAAGGTCGATGTAATTGTAACCACCGCTGGAGGAGTTGAAGAGGACTTCATAAAAGCTCTGAAGCCCTTTATCCTCGGAGACTGGAGCGTAAACGACGCCGAGATGAGACAGAAGGGAATAAACAGAATTGGAAACATCTTTGTGCCCAACGACCGCTATATCGAGTTCGAGAAGTACATGATTCCCTTCTTTGAGATGCTCCTAGAGATTGAAAAGGAGAAAAAGGCGCCTTTGACCGCGAGTGAGGTTATCTACGAGCTCGGCAGATATATGGACGAAAAGCTGGGCAAAGAGAAGGAGAAAAGCATTCTATACTGGGCATACAAGAACGACATACCAATTTTCTGCCCTGCTTTAACGGATGGTTCCTTTGGGGATATGCTCTACTTCTTCAAGGAGGAGAGGGGCGACAAAGATCTGATAATTGATATCGCAAACGACATAGTTAAGCTCAACAACCTTGCCATTACGGCAAAAGAAACGGCATCAATAATCCTCGGTGGCTCATTCCCCAAGCATGCCATAATCAATGCAAACCTCTTTAGGGGCGGGACTGATTATGCAATTTACATCACAACTGCAATCCCGTGGGATGGATCTCTCAGCGGAGCTCCCCCAAGCGAAGGCGTGAGCTGGGGCAAGATAAAGGCAAAGGCTGATTACGTGGAGATATGGGCAGATGCCACGCTTGTCTTCCCAATACTTGTATGGATGGTCATGAAGGGCTAA
- the glyS gene encoding glycine--tRNA ligase encodes MFMDKYEVLQDLMRRRGFAWGSFEIYGGARGFYDYGPLGATIKRKIEKKIREAFIREGFFEIETPDITPEEVFIASGHVEKFVDPLTECKKCGSRFRADHLVEEALGIDTEGLSAEHLTQLIREHDIKCPECGGELSDVWYFNLMFETYIGPYKDKKGYLRPETAQGIFVNFKRLNNFARNQLPFGVFQIGKAYRNEISPRQGMLRLREFTQAEVEIFFNPNETEHPHFDEVKEEVVRLYPIEHQLKDLGMIEVTLEEAVKKGYVLNTFFAYYMAMVKRILLDIGIPEDKIRFRQQLPEERAHYSSDTWDVEIHSERFGWIECVGIAYRGDYDLSRHIKESGADLTVMIHYKEPKVVKKLKVSLNMKKVGPKLKGDAKRIDQKLQKMSQEELKKIVEGLEQIGRVIIDGYELEKDDFIIKEVEEKVTGEKIVPHVLEPSFGIDRPFYLLLENSLAIDEDGRVYLKIKKDMAPIEVAVLPLVAKGPLTSIAYDIFRTLQKEGFIVVYDEKDTIGRRYARYDEIGTPYCVTVDNQTPEDGTVTIRDRDTREQIRVKIEELPGKLRELIFD; translated from the coding sequence GTGTTCATGGATAAGTATGAAGTTCTTCAAGACCTGATGAGAAGAAGGGGCTTTGCGTGGGGTAGTTTTGAAATCTACGGTGGAGCGAGAGGTTTTTATGATTACGGTCCTTTGGGGGCTACAATAAAAAGAAAAATCGAGAAGAAAATCAGAGAAGCCTTTATAAGGGAGGGCTTCTTTGAAATTGAAACCCCTGATATCACACCGGAAGAGGTTTTTATTGCCTCAGGACACGTGGAGAAGTTCGTCGATCCATTAACTGAGTGTAAAAAGTGTGGCTCAAGGTTTAGGGCAGATCACCTTGTTGAAGAAGCCCTTGGCATAGATACCGAAGGACTCAGTGCGGAGCATCTCACGCAACTCATAAGAGAGCACGACATAAAGTGTCCCGAATGTGGCGGAGAGCTCAGCGATGTGTGGTACTTCAATTTGATGTTTGAAACTTATATCGGGCCTTACAAGGATAAGAAGGGCTATCTGAGGCCCGAAACAGCACAGGGAATATTTGTGAACTTCAAGAGATTGAACAACTTTGCCAGAAACCAGCTGCCTTTCGGAGTTTTCCAGATAGGAAAAGCCTATAGAAACGAGATTTCCCCAAGACAGGGGATGCTTAGATTAAGGGAATTTACTCAGGCAGAGGTCGAGATCTTTTTCAACCCCAATGAAACTGAACATCCGCACTTTGATGAAGTGAAGGAAGAGGTCGTCAGGCTTTATCCAATAGAGCACCAGCTTAAAGATTTAGGTATGATTGAGGTTACCCTTGAGGAGGCCGTGAAGAAGGGCTACGTGCTGAACACCTTTTTTGCCTACTACATGGCAATGGTGAAGAGGATTCTCCTTGACATAGGCATTCCCGAAGATAAGATCAGGTTCAGACAGCAGTTGCCGGAGGAGAGAGCTCACTACTCAAGCGACACATGGGATGTAGAGATACACAGCGAGAGGTTTGGGTGGATAGAGTGCGTTGGTATAGCCTACAGGGGAGACTACGATTTGAGCAGACACATAAAAGAAAGCGGGGCGGATTTAACCGTAATGATCCACTACAAAGAGCCCAAGGTAGTTAAGAAGCTTAAGGTTTCCCTCAACATGAAAAAAGTTGGGCCTAAACTCAAGGGAGATGCAAAAAGGATTGACCAGAAGCTACAGAAGATGAGCCAGGAAGAGCTCAAGAAAATAGTGGAAGGGCTTGAGCAGATTGGAAGGGTTATCATTGACGGTTATGAACTCGAAAAGGACGACTTCATCATCAAAGAAGTCGAAGAAAAGGTGACCGGTGAAAAGATAGTGCCTCACGTCCTAGAGCCGAGCTTTGGTATCGATAGACCGTTTTACCTGCTCCTTGAGAACTCCTTGGCTATAGACGAAGACGGAAGAGTTTATCTCAAGATAAAGAAGGACATGGCACCGATAGAAGTTGCCGTTTTGCCCCTCGTGGCCAAGGGACCCCTAACGAGCATAGCCTACGACATCTTCAGAACCCTGCAAAAAGAGGGCTTCATAGTGGTCTATGACGAGAAGGACACCATTGGAAGGAGATACGCAAGGTACGACGAGATAGGAACGCCTTACTGTGTAACAGTGGATAACCAGACGCCCGAAGACGGAACGGTAACCATCAGGGACCGCGACACGAGAGAGCAGATAAGGGTGAAGATCGAAGAACTCCCAGGAAAGCTGAGGGAGCTGATTTTCGACTGA
- a CDS encoding YfcE family phosphodiesterase, whose translation MRIMAVTDIHGRENKVKELLEHIKGQEPDLILIAGDITHFRGREAAYNVLKEFITFGKPLYAVMGNCDGKDVLELLEELHISLHNKRVEVNGVGIIGIGGSNITPFSTIWEFSEEEIWEILTKNYQGGDMVLSHVPPKNTKVDKTFVGTHAGSKSLRKFIEEKQPPLVICGHIHEAIGIDEIGETIIVNPGPLSKGHYATIDFDEEKKKVKDITLEKF comes from the coding sequence ATGAGGATAATGGCGGTAACGGACATTCACGGGAGGGAAAACAAGGTTAAAGAGCTTTTAGAACACATCAAGGGACAAGAGCCTGACCTTATTCTAATAGCCGGCGATATAACCCATTTCAGGGGAAGAGAAGCAGCTTATAATGTTCTGAAGGAATTCATAACCTTTGGAAAACCCCTCTATGCAGTTATGGGGAACTGTGATGGGAAGGATGTTCTTGAACTGCTTGAAGAACTCCATATCAGCCTCCACAACAAGAGGGTGGAGGTTAATGGTGTCGGCATTATTGGAATAGGAGGTTCAAACATAACGCCCTTCTCTACGATATGGGAGTTCAGCGAGGAGGAGATTTGGGAAATTTTAACCAAAAATTACCAAGGTGGAGATATGGTGCTTTCTCACGTTCCGCCTAAAAACACCAAAGTTGACAAAACCTTCGTGGGAACACATGCCGGGAGCAAGTCGCTGAGAAAATTCATTGAGGAAAAGCAACCTCCACTGGTCATATGCGGGCATATACACGAGGCAATTGGAATAGACGAGATTGGGGAAACCATAATTGTAAACCCAGGCCCTCTGTCAAAGGGACACTATGCCACAATAGATTTTGATGAAGAAAAGAAAAAAGTAAAGGATATAACGCTCGAGAAGTTTTAA
- a CDS encoding DUF402 domain-containing protein, protein MKKIHLIYKRIPNRILEREDELIADLGDIIVAKSKFEGMLTPLFVNGVKVIENGYTMIYFAFIGENYDILKVYDKEGNFKGLYVDILSYTKREGNTLEMLDLFLDIFIFPNGEIFLLDEEELEMALLYELIDKETFDFAYSKAREIVEKFREGSFPPEVVWKYSLSSPEDE, encoded by the coding sequence ATGAAGAAAATCCATCTCATATACAAGCGCATTCCAAACAGAATTCTCGAAAGAGAAGATGAGCTCATTGCGGACTTAGGAGATATAATCGTTGCGAAATCTAAGTTTGAAGGAATGCTTACTCCGCTTTTTGTAAACGGTGTCAAGGTCATAGAGAACGGATACACCATGATATATTTTGCCTTTATTGGCGAGAACTATGATATACTGAAAGTTTACGATAAGGAAGGCAATTTTAAGGGCTTATACGTTGATATCCTATCTTATACCAAGCGAGAGGGTAACACCTTGGAGATGCTGGATTTGTTCTTGGACATTTTCATTTTCCCCAATGGAGAAATCTTCCTCCTTGATGAGGAGGAGCTTGAGATGGCACTTCTCTATGAGCTTATAGACAAAGAAACGTTTGACTTCGCATATTCAAAAGCGAGAGAAATCGTAGAAAAATTCAGGGAGGGATCATTTCCTCCCGAAGTTGTCTGGAAGTACTCACTTTCTTCTCCAGAGGATGAATAG
- the glp gene encoding gephyrin-like molybdotransferase Glp yields MREFKQLTPYRKALEMMLNDIKEIEETEELPLDEALGRVLAEDVVSPIDLPPFDRSAVDGYAVRAEDTFQAREYAPVELEVIDEITAGMESEKEVTNGKAVKLMTGNKMPKGANAVIEQEKVKREGNKIYVLRPVAPGQNVAFKGEDVKKGEVVLKKGRILRAQDLGLLKGLGIKTIKVKRKPRVGIIVTGDELIEEFDEEALNKGKILESNSAMLKALVRQYFGEPVFYGVLPDDEELIGKTIEKAKKECDLVLITGGSAFGEKDYAHRFVNLLFHGCTNKPGRPIGYGEGTFVMSGYPAAVFAQFHLYVKYALAKLVGADYKPLKVKAKLKEKVPSSLGRHEFVKVYYENGEAVPIKKKGSGIMSAIVESNAYLEIPEDSEGYKEGEEVWITLY; encoded by the coding sequence ATGAGAGAATTCAAACAGCTCACCCCATACAGAAAAGCCCTTGAGATGATGCTGAACGACATAAAGGAAATTGAAGAAACTGAGGAACTTCCTCTTGACGAGGCCCTTGGGAGAGTGCTTGCTGAGGACGTTGTTTCACCAATAGATTTGCCTCCCTTTGACCGTTCCGCCGTTGATGGATACGCCGTTAGGGCTGAAGATACATTTCAAGCGAGGGAATACGCTCCAGTAGAGCTTGAGGTTATCGATGAAATAACAGCGGGGATGGAAAGCGAAAAGGAAGTTACAAATGGAAAAGCGGTTAAGTTAATGACAGGCAACAAAATGCCAAAGGGGGCCAATGCTGTCATAGAGCAGGAAAAGGTGAAGCGAGAAGGGAACAAGATCTACGTCCTCAGACCCGTTGCGCCCGGACAAAACGTTGCTTTCAAAGGTGAAGACGTGAAAAAGGGAGAAGTCGTCCTGAAGAAGGGACGTATTTTAAGAGCACAAGACCTCGGACTGCTCAAGGGCCTTGGAATTAAAACTATCAAAGTAAAAAGAAAGCCCAGAGTCGGGATAATAGTTACAGGCGATGAGCTTATAGAAGAATTTGATGAAGAAGCCTTGAACAAAGGAAAAATCTTGGAGAGCAACTCCGCAATGCTGAAGGCCCTTGTAAGGCAGTACTTTGGCGAGCCTGTCTTTTATGGCGTGCTTCCGGATGATGAAGAACTGATTGGAAAAACAATCGAGAAAGCAAAAAAAGAATGCGACCTTGTCCTAATAACTGGGGGCAGTGCCTTCGGAGAGAAGGACTACGCACACAGATTTGTCAATCTGCTCTTCCATGGATGTACGAACAAGCCGGGGAGGCCGATAGGTTATGGAGAGGGAACCTTTGTAATGAGCGGCTATCCAGCTGCAGTTTTTGCCCAGTTCCACCTTTACGTTAAATACGCCCTTGCAAAGCTTGTCGGAGCTGATTACAAGCCGCTAAAAGTTAAGGCAAAGCTCAAGGAAAAAGTCCCCTCTTCCCTTGGAAGGCATGAGTTTGTGAAGGTATACTATGAAAACGGCGAAGCCGTGCCGATCAAGAAGAAGGGAAGCGGAATAATGAGCGCAATAGTTGAGAGCAATGCTTACCTCGAAATCCCGGAGGACAGCGAAGGGTATAAAGAGGGAGAGGAGGTATGGATTACGCTTTATTAA